Proteins from a single region of Gammaproteobacteria bacterium:
- a CDS encoding alpha-hydroxy-acid oxidizing protein produces the protein MKPELRAHAPPAGGVPAPHPQPRATAAGETGSVRRAHLEAIPREIAAVADYVPFARERLDDNAWAYISGGAADEPTLRWNRESFDRLRLKPRVLVPVAGGHTRTSLFGVEYPHPMLLAPVAYQRLAHHEGERAVVQAAAAMDTAMVVSTLSSVRLEDIAGAAPAMLWFQLYMQPDRAFTRALVERAEACGCRVLVVTVDAPINGIRNREQRAGFRLPPDVVALNLQGMATVPERQLAPDQSQVFDGLMAHAPAWADLEWLRGITRLPIVIKGILAPEDALRAADIGADGVVVSNHGGRTLDSLPTAIDALPAIAEAAAGRLTLLLDGGICRGTDVLKALALGASAVMIGRSYVYALAAAGPLGVAHVIRILRDELEAAMALTGCATIRDISRRVLFDDSAARRDSSVSVSG, from the coding sequence ATGAAACCGGAATTGAGGGCGCACGCGCCGCCCGCTGGCGGGGTGCCGGCGCCGCATCCGCAACCCCGCGCAACGGCGGCGGGCGAGACCGGAAGCGTGCGGCGCGCGCACCTGGAGGCGATCCCGCGCGAGATCGCCGCCGTCGCCGACTACGTCCCGTTCGCGCGCGAGCGACTGGATGACAACGCCTGGGCCTATATCTCGGGCGGTGCGGCGGATGAACCGACCCTGCGCTGGAACCGGGAATCCTTTGACCGCCTGCGCCTCAAGCCGCGCGTGCTTGTCCCGGTGGCGGGCGGACATACGCGGACCTCGCTGTTCGGTGTCGAATACCCTCATCCCATGCTGCTGGCGCCGGTGGCCTATCAGCGCCTCGCTCACCATGAGGGCGAGCGCGCGGTGGTGCAGGCAGCGGCGGCCATGGATACGGCCATGGTGGTAAGCACCCTGTCCAGTGTCCGGCTGGAGGATATCGCCGGTGCCGCGCCCGCGATGCTTTGGTTCCAGCTGTACATGCAACCCGACCGCGCCTTCACCCGCGCCCTGGTGGAACGCGCCGAAGCCTGCGGCTGCCGCGTGCTGGTAGTGACCGTGGATGCGCCGATCAACGGCATCCGCAACCGCGAGCAACGGGCCGGTTTCCGCCTGCCGCCGGATGTCGTCGCGCTGAACCTGCAGGGCATGGCGACTGTGCCGGAGCGACAGCTCGCACCGGATCAGAGCCAGGTCTTCGACGGACTGATGGCGCACGCACCTGCCTGGGCAGACCTGGAATGGCTGCGCGGCATCACCAGGCTGCCCATCGTCATCAAGGGGATCCTGGCGCCGGAAGACGCGCTGCGTGCGGCGGACATCGGGGCCGACGGCGTGGTGGTTTCCAACCATGGTGGACGGACGCTGGACTCATTGCCCACCGCCATCGATGCCTTGCCCGCGATCGCCGAGGCGGCGGCTGGCCGCCTGACCCTGCTGCTGGACGGCGGCATATGCCGCGGCACCGATGTGCTCAAGGCCCTGGCCCTGGGCGCGAGCGCGGTGATGATCGGGCGGTCGTATGTCTACGCACTGGCCGCCGCCGGACCCCTGGGGGTCGCGCATGTCATCCGTATCCTCCGCGACGAGCTGGAAGCCGCCATGGCCCTGACGGGGTGCGCGACGATCAGGGATATCAGTCGCCGGGTGCTTTTCGACGACAGTGCCGCCCGGCGGGATTCTTCGGTTTCTGTTTCCGGATGA
- a CDS encoding energy transducer TonB, whose amino-acid sequence MRSLVSSNISLLSALPVDAGMVGKGRGVLTADRLGPLAGVIAAHLALLFWANSVMMHEASMSTSSAPVVTGVLLAPPAPEPVVEPPKPLPMKRPVPREPEPVPPEEPLVDIPIVPPDELASEEVITQAAPAPAPPEEGEPEPEAPRVIPPRIDASQLDNPAPTYPARSRQLREQGRVLLDVYILPDGSVGEIRLRASSGFQRLDRSALETVKLWRYVPAMRGGQPIPYWYVQPINFLLR is encoded by the coding sequence ATGCGGAGTCTTGTGTCGAGCAATATCAGCCTGTTGTCCGCGCTCCCTGTCGATGCCGGGATGGTGGGGAAAGGGAGAGGCGTGCTGACGGCGGATCGCCTGGGTCCGTTGGCGGGCGTCATCGCCGCGCATCTCGCGCTGCTGTTCTGGGCCAATTCCGTGATGATGCACGAGGCGTCGATGTCGACATCCTCGGCCCCGGTCGTGACGGGCGTCCTGCTGGCCCCGCCCGCCCCCGAGCCGGTGGTCGAGCCACCCAAACCACTGCCGATGAAGCGCCCGGTGCCCAGAGAACCGGAGCCGGTGCCGCCGGAAGAACCCCTCGTCGATATCCCGATCGTTCCTCCCGATGAGCTCGCGAGCGAGGAGGTGATCACCCAGGCCGCGCCCGCCCCGGCTCCGCCCGAGGAGGGCGAGCCCGAACCGGAGGCGCCCCGGGTGATCCCGCCGCGCATCGATGCCAGTCAGCTCGACAATCCTGCGCCCACCTATCCCGCGCGGTCGCGCCAGCTGCGGGAGCAGGGCCGGGTACTGCTGGACGTCTATATCCTCCCGGACGGCAGCGTGGGCGAGATCCGTCTGAGGGCGTCCAGCGGATTCCAGCGGCTGGATCGCTCCGCGCTGGAGACGGTGAAGCTGTGGCGTTATGTTCCGGCCATGCGTGGTGGCCAGCCGATTCCCTATTGGTACGTGCAGCCTATCAATTTTTTACTGCGCTAG
- a CDS encoding Fe2+-dependent dioxygenase, translated as MLITIDDVLTPAELATVKDRLERSVWAGGEITAGTQAALSKNNRQLPEDAEHLPALRRIVLGALQRNPLFFTAALPARILPPFFNRYEGDQNYYGNHVDGAMRILPEGGYLRADVSATLFLSEPEEYEGGVLAIEDTFGNREVKFRAGSMVVYPSSSVHQVTPVTRGRRIACFMFIQSMVRDAGRRRLLYDMDMALLQLRQAHGETAPVVRLTGVYHNLLRHWAEG; from the coding sequence ATGCTGATCACCATCGACGACGTGCTGACCCCGGCTGAGCTGGCGACCGTGAAAGACAGACTGGAACGGTCCGTCTGGGCCGGCGGCGAGATCACCGCCGGGACCCAGGCGGCCCTGTCCAAGAACAACCGGCAGTTGCCGGAGGATGCCGAGCATCTGCCGGCGCTGCGCCGGATCGTGCTCGGCGCCTTGCAGCGCAACCCGCTGTTTTTCACTGCAGCGCTGCCGGCCCGGATCCTGCCACCCTTTTTCAACCGCTACGAGGGCGACCAGAACTACTACGGGAACCACGTCGACGGCGCCATGCGAATCCTGCCTGAAGGCGGTTACCTGCGCGCCGACGTGTCCGCCACGCTGTTTCTGTCGGAGCCGGAAGAGTACGAAGGCGGAGTGCTTGCCATCGAGGATACCTTCGGCAACCGGGAGGTCAAGTTCAGGGCGGGCAGCATGGTGGTCTATCCCTCCAGTTCCGTGCATCAGGTGACGCCGGTCACGCGCGGCCGGCGCATCGCCTGTTTCATGTTCATCCAGAGCATGGTGCGCGACGCGGGCCGGCGCCGCCTGCTGTACGACATGGACATGGCCCTGTTGCAACTGCGACAGGCGCACGGAGAAACGGCCCCGGTGGTGCGCCTGACGGGCGTCTACCATAATCTGCTGCGGCATTGGGCGGAGGGCTGA
- a CDS encoding MotA/TolQ/ExbB proton channel family protein, with translation MTSNSYDMAALWSQGDFVIKGIVVLLLTMSVASWYVIVTRAWRLMKLRRASRAAADFWHAQSFGEGMHILDAYGRENPFHRLADEGKAAVDHHAMNRTDLHGQMSLAEWLTSSLRGSIDESIERMQHGLFILASVGSTAPFVGLFGTVWGIYHALVSIGSSGQVGIEKVAGPVGEALIMTALGLAVAIPAVLAYNALIRGNKTMQSRLNRFAHQLHAYFITGTPISRNGTAGAAKPAVSAVAGAR, from the coding sequence ATGACGAGTAACTCATACGATATGGCCGCCCTCTGGTCACAGGGCGATTTTGTCATCAAGGGCATCGTGGTCCTGCTCCTGACAATGTCCGTCGCGAGCTGGTATGTGATCGTGACCCGTGCCTGGCGCCTGATGAAGCTGCGCCGCGCCTCGCGTGCCGCCGCGGATTTCTGGCACGCGCAAAGCTTCGGCGAGGGGATGCACATCCTCGACGCATACGGCAGGGAGAATCCGTTTCACCGCCTGGCTGATGAGGGCAAGGCGGCGGTGGATCATCACGCGATGAACCGGACGGACCTGCACGGCCAGATGAGCCTGGCCGAATGGCTGACCTCCAGCCTGCGCGGCAGCATCGACGAATCGATCGAGCGCATGCAGCACGGCCTGTTCATCCTCGCCTCGGTCGGCTCCACCGCGCCCTTCGTCGGCCTGTTCGGGACCGTGTGGGGGATCTACCATGCGCTGGTCAGCATCGGCAGCTCGGGCCAGGTCGGCATCGAAAAGGTGGCCGGGCCCGTGGGCGAGGCGCTGATCATGACCGCGCTCGGACTGGCCGTCGCCATCCCCGCCGTGCTGGCGTACAACGCGCTGATCCGCGGCAACAAGACGATGCAGAGCCGTCTCAACCGCTTCGCCCATCAGCTGCATGCCTATTTCATCACCGGCACGCCGATCTCCCGCAACGGGACCGCGGGCGCGGCGAAGCCGGCGGTGAGCGCCGTCGCGGGGGCGCGCTGA
- a CDS encoding TonB-dependent siderophore receptor, whose product MMAGLSFNAAADDATNSAEGGVQLPEVNVSADAEVSQDGYQATTTRVGRTPQNPHEVPQAVTTVTRTLMDEQKAGSLREALRNVSGLTFNAAEGGRAGDNMMLRGFYTYGDMYLDGMRDTAQYNREIFNLEQIDVLRGAGAMLFGRGQAGGVINQVSKVPYLADRNSVGASVGTDDYRQLTGDFNKRLGDTMALRVNLMTRDEGSWRSNPANGDEPEIHRDGVAGSFGYGLGTANEFIISHVRTETDDIPDYGFPFDATTRGPTENFEPDTYWGTDLNFDESETNVSTATYTHRFSSDTAWRTQLRKGDYERSYWARTPSATQAPNAEGIVLGGGGNPNAGPTRMMDYETLALQSDFNSAFEAWGMPHQYVVGVEYLNEDSFRSALENLGGTTVGDPPFFRPYVGTTTGNPVEFDSDSYAIFGQDTVEFIPRWKATLGARRDYMDAEFSSDTSPRLKYGEWSTRAALSFHPTDETHYYLSRSDSFSPTADLYQLTVEPLPPERSQVLELGGKWLLQGGDLALRAAVYRAEKEWERNNDLEATAAILTRERRTDGLELEAAGRITAQWDIFAGVAFMDAEILEVAENVNANTGVITSANPEYKGKRARNTPPYTANVWSTYRLAGGWKVGGGAEAKGDRYGYNPSGAGAIPTLPGGTAFRPNTAPSYVRWDALVSYERPTWEVMLNIQNLLDDVWYDSVYDNGTFTIPGTGRRFILSGEYKF is encoded by the coding sequence ATGATGGCCGGGTTGTCGTTCAACGCCGCTGCCGATGACGCCACAAACAGCGCCGAAGGCGGCGTACAGCTGCCGGAGGTCAACGTGAGCGCCGACGCGGAGGTATCGCAGGACGGCTATCAGGCAACCACAACGCGCGTCGGCAGGACACCGCAGAATCCGCACGAGGTTCCCCAGGCCGTGACCACGGTGACGCGGACGCTGATGGATGAACAGAAGGCCGGCTCCCTGCGCGAGGCCTTGCGCAACGTCTCCGGCCTTACCTTCAATGCGGCGGAGGGCGGCCGTGCCGGGGATAATATGATGCTGCGCGGATTCTACACCTACGGTGACATGTACCTGGACGGCATGCGCGACACCGCCCAGTACAACCGCGAGATCTTCAATCTCGAGCAGATCGACGTGCTGCGCGGCGCCGGCGCCATGCTGTTCGGGCGCGGCCAGGCCGGCGGCGTGATCAACCAGGTGAGCAAGGTTCCGTATCTCGCCGACCGTAACAGCGTCGGCGCCAGCGTGGGCACCGATGATTATCGGCAGTTGACCGGCGACTTCAACAAGCGACTCGGCGACACCATGGCGCTGAGGGTGAACCTGATGACGCGCGACGAGGGCAGCTGGCGTTCCAATCCGGCCAACGGGGACGAGCCCGAGATCCACCGCGACGGCGTTGCCGGCAGCTTCGGTTATGGGCTCGGCACCGCCAACGAGTTCATCATCAGCCATGTACGCACGGAAACCGACGACATCCCGGACTACGGATTTCCCTTCGATGCGACCACGCGTGGGCCGACCGAAAACTTTGAACCCGACACCTACTGGGGCACAGACCTGAACTTCGACGAAAGCGAAACGAACGTCTCGACCGCGACCTACACGCACCGGTTCTCCTCCGACACTGCGTGGCGCACCCAGCTGCGCAAGGGCGATTACGAGCGCAGCTACTGGGCGCGTACGCCCAGCGCAACGCAGGCACCGAACGCAGAGGGCATCGTTCTCGGCGGTGGCGGCAATCCCAATGCCGGGCCGACCCGCATGATGGACTACGAGACCCTGGCCCTGCAGTCGGACTTCAACAGCGCCTTCGAGGCCTGGGGCATGCCGCACCAGTACGTGGTGGGCGTCGAATACCTCAACGAGGACAGCTTCCGCTCCGCGCTGGAGAACCTGGGCGGGACCACTGTCGGCGATCCGCCGTTCTTCCGCCCATACGTCGGCACGACGACGGGCAATCCGGTCGAGTTCGATTCCGATTCTTACGCCATCTTCGGACAGGATACGGTGGAATTCATCCCGCGCTGGAAGGCCACCCTGGGCGCGCGTCGCGACTACATGGACGCCGAGTTCTCCAGCGACACCTCGCCGCGCCTGAAGTACGGCGAATGGAGCACACGCGCCGCGCTCTCCTTCCATCCGACGGACGAGACGCACTACTACCTGAGCCGCAGCGATTCCTTCAGCCCGACCGCGGACCTCTACCAGCTCACCGTCGAGCCCCTGCCGCCAGAACGCAGCCAGGTACTGGAGCTGGGCGGGAAGTGGCTGCTCCAGGGCGGCGACCTGGCGCTGCGCGCCGCGGTCTACCGCGCCGAGAAGGAATGGGAGCGCAACAACGATCTCGAGGCCACGGCGGCCATCCTGACCAGGGAACGCCGCACCGACGGGCTCGAGCTGGAAGCCGCCGGGCGCATCACCGCGCAGTGGGATATCTTCGCCGGCGTGGCGTTCATGGACGCGGAAATCCTGGAGGTCGCCGAGAATGTCAACGCGAATACCGGTGTGATCACCAGCGCGAACCCCGAGTACAAGGGCAAGCGCGCCCGCAATACGCCTCCCTATACCGCCAACGTGTGGTCGACCTACAGGCTTGCCGGCGGCTGGAAGGTCGGCGGCGGGGCCGAGGCGAAGGGCGATCGTTACGGCTACAACCCGAGCGGCGCGGGCGCGATCCCGACCCTGCCCGGCGGGACGGCGTTCCGTCCCAACACGGCCCCGTCCTATGTGCGCTGGGATGCCCTCGTCTCCTATGAACGGCCGACGTGGGAGGTGATGCTGAACATTCAGAACCTGCTCGACGACGTCTGGTACGACTCGGTGTATGACAACGGCACGTTTACGATCCCGGGGACAGGCCGCAGATTCATCCTCTCCGGGGAATACAAGTTCTGA
- a CDS encoding biopolymer transporter ExbD has translation MAFGSDFDDGEDVMNEINMTPLVDVMLVLLIIFIIAIPVLTNAVKLDLPRAQANPDEVKPERVTLSVSADGVVHWNDAAVGEGELQSLLDQAAARQPQPEIAIRGDRTTDYEHVIQVMAAAQRAGILKLGFVTVPGGS, from the coding sequence ATGGCATTCGGGAGTGATTTCGACGACGGCGAAGACGTAATGAACGAGATCAACATGACGCCGCTGGTGGACGTCATGCTGGTGCTGCTGATCATCTTCATCATCGCGATACCCGTGCTGACGAATGCCGTGAAGCTGGATCTGCCGCGCGCGCAGGCCAATCCCGACGAGGTGAAGCCGGAACGCGTCACGCTTTCCGTTTCGGCCGACGGCGTGGTGCACTGGAATGACGCGGCCGTGGGTGAGGGTGAGCTCCAGTCGCTGCTCGACCAGGCCGCCGCCCGGCAGCCGCAGCCGGAGATTGCGATCCGCGGCGATCGCACGACCGACTATGAGCATGTCATCCAGGTGATGGCCGCCGCGCAGCGCGCCGGAATCCTGAAGCTGGGATTCGTGACAGTGCCGGGCGGGAGTTAG